The Sinobacterium norvegicum genome includes a region encoding these proteins:
- a CDS encoding transposase, giving the protein MARLPRLYVEGCAQHIIQRGNNREACFYDESDYKAYLSFLYDAAAQYQVSIHAFVLMTNHVHLLVTPVDAKGVGRMMQSLGRRYVQYFNFTYGRTGTLWEGRYKSTLVDSERYVLTVYQYIELNPVRAGMVQHAAEYAWSSYRHNGVGKRIGLVTPHEEYLRLGKTDGERQQHYRLLIQGKMKDRDIIAVRQATNKAWVLGSDHFKAQIEEKTGRPAEPASRGGDRRSAQFLVNRVDQ; this is encoded by the coding sequence ATGGCTCGACTACCTCGGTTGTACGTGGAGGGCTGTGCGCAGCATATTATTCAGCGGGGTAATAACCGCGAGGCTTGTTTTTATGATGAGTCAGATTACAAAGCTTACCTCTCTTTTTTATACGATGCCGCTGCGCAGTACCAAGTGTCCATTCATGCTTTTGTACTGATGACCAATCATGTTCACTTATTGGTAACACCCGTGGATGCAAAAGGGGTTGGTCGCATGATGCAATCACTGGGGCGAAGGTATGTGCAATATTTTAATTTTACCTATGGACGAACGGGTACCCTGTGGGAGGGGCGCTATAAGTCCACGCTGGTGGATTCTGAACGTTATGTGCTGACGGTCTACCAGTACATTGAGTTAAACCCGGTGCGGGCGGGCATGGTTCAGCATGCTGCGGAATATGCTTGGTCTAGCTATCGACACAATGGTGTCGGTAAACGCATCGGGTTAGTGACCCCGCATGAAGAGTATCTGCGCTTGGGCAAAACGGATGGCGAGCGTCAGCAGCACTACCGGCTTTTAATCCAAGGGAAAATGAAGGATCGTGACATTATTGCTGTTCGGCAAGCGACAAATAAAGCCTGGGTGCTTGGGAGCGATCACTTTAAGGCTCAGATTGAGGAGAAAACGGGGCGGCCTGCCGAGCCTGCGAGCAGAGGTGGCGATAGAAGGTCGGCCCAGTTTTTGGTGAATAGAGTAGATCAATGA